From one Streptomyces sp. ICC1 genomic stretch:
- a CDS encoding ATP-binding protein, with amino-acid sequence MTESDNPSRPADGNQIAYDGSQIQILEARESIRRRPGMYIGSIGERGLHQLVYEVVGYAVDEHVAGHADAIDVTITADGGMRVADNGRGLPVEPEESTGRSAVELVLTELSFGSGPRSRHHVSGGLSGLGMCVVNALSDRLSVEVRRDGFRWTQEYERGVALAPLTRHEATTGHGTTIVFRPDAGIFETTRYSFATLTERLRELAFLNAGLAVSLTDERPERPVRFRHEDGLRKFVTHLNPYPVAPVHSPAIGFASESGDGTVRAQVALQWNTGPRQEIRTFANSTRTLEGGAHEEGFLTSLTAVLNDHARRQRLLPADDGEPARELTAEEVRGGLVAVVSVTLADPVFEGSTRSRLRNAEAGDCVRDAVREHLDDWLERHPGEAAAIIRHIVNTATG; translated from the coding sequence ATGACCGAGTCCGACAACCCCAGTCGGCCCGCGGACGGGAACCAGATCGCGTACGACGGCAGTCAGATCCAGATCCTGGAAGCCCGCGAGTCGATCCGCAGGCGCCCCGGCATGTACATCGGCTCGATCGGCGAACGCGGCCTGCACCAGCTGGTGTACGAGGTCGTCGGGTACGCCGTCGACGAGCACGTGGCCGGCCACGCCGACGCGATCGACGTCACGATCACCGCGGACGGCGGCATGCGCGTCGCGGACAACGGGCGGGGCCTGCCCGTGGAACCGGAGGAGTCCACCGGCAGGTCGGCCGTCGAACTCGTACTGACCGAGCTGTCCTTCGGCTCCGGGCCCCGCTCCCGCCACCATGTCTCCGGCGGCCTCAGCGGCCTGGGCATGTGCGTGGTCAACGCGCTGTCGGACCGCCTCTCGGTCGAGGTCCGGCGCGACGGCTTCCGCTGGACGCAGGAGTACGAGCGGGGCGTCGCGCTCGCGCCCTTGACGCGGCACGAGGCGACGACCGGGCACGGCACCACGATCGTGTTCCGGCCCGACGCGGGCATCTTCGAGACCACGCGGTACTCGTTCGCCACGCTGACGGAGCGCTTGCGCGAGCTGGCCTTCCTCAACGCGGGCCTGGCCGTCTCGCTGACCGACGAGCGCCCGGAGCGCCCGGTCCGGTTCCGGCACGAGGACGGCCTCCGGAAGTTCGTCACCCACCTCAACCCCTACCCCGTGGCCCCCGTCCACTCCCCCGCCATCGGCTTCGCGTCGGAGAGCGGGGACGGGACGGTCCGCGCACAGGTCGCCCTGCAGTGGAACACCGGGCCGCGGCAGGAGATCCGCACGTTCGCGAACAGCACCCGCACCCTCGAGGGCGGCGCCCACGAGGAGGGCTTCCTCACCTCGCTCACGGCCGTCCTCAACGACCACGCGCGCCGGCAGCGGCTGCTGCCCGCGGACGACGGTGAGCCCGCCCGGGAGCTCACCGCCGAGGAGGTCCGCGGAGGACTGGTCGCGGTCGTCTCCGTCACACTCGCCGATCCCGTCTTCGAGGGATCCACCAGGAGCAGGCTCCGCAACGCCGAAGCGGGCGACTGCGTCCGGGATGCCGTCCGCGAACACCTCGACGACTGGCTGGAGCGGCATCCGGGCGAGGCCGCGGCCATCATCCGTCACATCGTCAACACGGCCACCGGGTAA